In Cryptococcus gattii WM276 chromosome A, complete sequence, one genomic interval encodes:
- a CDS encoding Hypothetical Protein (Similar to TIGR gene model, INSD accession AAW41642.1), whose protein sequence is MEDPVSSPSSSTYQPDSPSASTFLRTAQTLEDLAKQLESLKDEVEDDTEVRCCCGALIGEAQCDMGKERRSVEDKLKLSGEIGSTLLQRYELLERKYQNEMERFQHQLEIKRTALAESVKRVHNLEKANMTHMQKYAEQSRKIEVVEKRYAEAMHTQTLTQQSLTHVRTELTNLRDTYARQTVALASRGGVEEKLLEAEKRYEEARDMADEELRKGREEKRKRLRAEARIAELEEQVKTANKESEKIRADRAQDAQDLLMNAKERLKMLHDELSQTYNGKSPSETPEYQRVLEELVANNTLLKHDASELSDSLAESRDEVRILRDEIESLRASVPSRLASPINRYPRLAHELNPRFSHSRTESSPIMGWNQTRLSPWEHHRKLSTGVAGLGMGPIGETEGSIASDDIKSGPVSPIMDSPKQGVRASPGAAIGYMLNGVPKRPGTASRRVSGDSRNMRNYASRTIGSIDETLPQEEPPASPGSDYFHAAEINRKRRSLRLARHTTASPNEFSDYSPNPSNTLVDQPVPADFPSPMSETSNLDKRAESPYVAKRRTLLLLTKSVAVQTDPALEGEEKEERQWKGRGNPVSGSASTSRGTSPAPGSESFPGTPGTLNPEDGPASALLVVVEHMSRILSKLRAADVPTLNKRLKKQHLAGDVVHLSQTTLRALQQEINEVRHHFRGIHNFGIIDPRDFNLLLRLMRDVFNDLVELQAVVNDVTITPAVAKKLQRAAYRAEEDEAAKAGNVASGLGWIAAPITKFFVTPAENTEGDLTVDRSPGGPGLGLDKGRSPAMPRKPAPKQQAMASATATHVSVEFGGSGMVRRVAPALTTPSVAVSSVSPADVLSNPNEMEQRAVSGPAAIGNNAEGLAAPTVRKLRSVKSKANRNELLGIFAGAPPRATTSGDEANWTLVRGVGSESKRENNQAYDDHTIREGPPERKKLSSAVDAVIDQATVEDDYDVAVAGSYEPPLLERQLRPRGLSDSSIRSTTVSLAKEATHEAAMSAPIPRAAAYGATPSTGSVFQTISRKFYSFRAPEPVSADFAEEDHPNVKFTPPRPTINTKNTPPRAIPREPKGNSRNSSVSTTSSFTRDRTNSSTPISRKTCTSTPPVTASSSQTRFFGYFASSLAATGADAVNEGIEGEEELVGGNFRQGGMLGHARVESGKQRRIV, encoded by the exons ATGGAGGACCCTGTgtcctctccttcttcaagcaCCTACCAACCCGATTCCCCCTCCGCAAGCACGTTTCTTCGAACAGCCCAAACACTTGAGGATCTTGCCAAACAGCTAGAGAGCCTCAAGGATGAAGTGGAGGACGATACAGAGGTGAGATGCTGCTGTGGTGCCTTGATCGGTGAAGCACAGTGTGACATGGGCAAGGAGCGAAGAAGTGTCGAGGACAAGTTGAAGCTTAGTGGTG AAATTGGAAGCACTCTTCTGCAGCGATATGAGCTTTTAGAACGTAAGTATCAGAATGAAATGGAACGGTTTCAACACCAA CTCGAGATCAAACGTACTGCGCTGGCAGAAAGTGTTAAGAGAGTGCATAATCTTGAAAAGGCGAATATGACTCATATGCAAAAGTACGCAGAGCAGTCTCGCAAAATCGAGGTCGTCGAAAAG AGATATGCCGAAGCCATGCACACTCAGACACTCACTCAGCAGTCTCTTACACACGTCAGGACGGAGCTCACGAATTTGAGAGATACCTATGCTCGACAAACTGTGGCTTTAGCTTCAAGAGGTGGTGTGGAAGAAAAGTTGCTTGAGGCCGAAAAACGATACGAAGAGGCAAGGGATATGGCGGATGAGGAATTGCGAAAGGGtagagaagaaaagagaaagagattGAGGGCGGAGGCGAGAATCG CGGAACTGGAGGAGCAGGTGAAGACTGCCAACAAGGAATCAGAGAAGATAAGAGCAGACAGGGCTCAAGATGCACAAGACCTTTTAATGAATGCCAAAGAACGACTGAAGATGCTGCATGATGAGTTGTCTCAAACATACAATGGCAAATCACCATCCGAAACTCCCGAGTATCAACGCGTTCTCGAGGAGCTCGTCGCCAACAATACGCTCCTCAAACACGATGCCTCTGAGCTTTCTGATTCCCTTGCAGAATCACGCGATGAGGTCCGCATTCTTCGAGACGAAATCGAGTCACTTAGAGCTTCAGTACCCTCCAGACTCGCATCCCCTATCAATCGTTACCCTCGTCTTGCGCATGAACTCAACCCTCGTTTTTCCCACTCTCGTACCGAGTCAAGTCCTATTATGGGGTGGAACCAGACACGGCTGAGTCCCTGGGAGCACCACCGAAAGTTGTCTACGGGGGTCGCGGGTCTGGGTATGGGTCCCATAGGTGAGACCGAAGGCAGTATTGCATCAGACGATATCAAGTCTGGACCTGTATCTCCAATTATGGACAGTCCCAAGCAGGGTGTAAGGGCATCTCCAGGTGCTGCTATCGGTTATATGTTGAATGGCGTGCCTAAGAGGCCGGGGACAGCGTCAAGAAGGGTTAGTGGAGATTCAAGGAATATGAGGAACTACGCC TCACGCACAATTGGATCTATAGATGAGACTCTGCCTCAAGAAGAGCCTCCCGCTTCCCCCGGTTCTGACTATTTCCACGCTGCCGAAATTAATCGTAAGCGCCGCTCACTCCGACTCGCTCGACATACGACTGCATCCCCTAACGAGTTCTCCGATTATTCCCCAAACCCCAGCAACACACTTGTCGACCAGCCTGTGCCGGCTGATTTTCCTTCGCCAATGTCAGAAACATCAAACCTTGACAAAAGAGCTGAGAGTCCGTATGTGGCAAAGAGAAGAACGTTGTTGCTATTGACAAAGTCTGTGGCAGTGCAAACAGATCCTGCCTTAGAAGGcgaggaaaaagaagagaggcAGTGGAAGGGTCGAGGAAACCCCGTGTCGGGTTCCGCTAGCACTTCTAGAGGGACGTCACCTGCTCCTGGAAGTGAGAGCTTTCCTGGTACTCCGGGAACTCTTAACCCCGAAGATGGGCCTGCTAGTGCGTTACTCGTTGTGGTGGAGCATATGAGCCGGATCTTGTCCAAACTTCGTGCCGCGGATGTGCCCACTCTAAACAAGCGTCTCAAGAAACAGCATCTTGCCGGTGATGTTGTGCATCTTTCTCAGACGACACTGCGAGCCTTGCAACAAGAGATCAATGAAGTGCGTCACCACTTCCGCGGTATACATAACTTTGGAATCATTGATCCTAGAGATTTCAATCTCCTGCTAAGACTCATGCGCGACGTGTTCAACGACCTGGTTGAGCTTCAAGCCGTTGTCAATGATGTGACCATCACTCCTGCAGTCGCAAAGAAGTTGCAGAGAGCAGCGTACAGGGcggaggaagatgaagccGCCAAAGCAGGCAATGTTGCTTCAGGCCTTGGCTGGATCGCTGCACCTATCACCAAATTTTTTGTCACGCCTGCTGAGAATACTGAGGGGGATCTTACCGTTGACCGTAGTCCAGGAGGACCGGGCTTGGGCCTCGATAAGGGCAGGTCGCCTGCTATGCCCAGAAAGCCAGCGCCAAAACAGCAGGCAATGGCAAGTGCTACGGCTACGCACGTGAGCGTCGAATTTGGAGGATCAGGGATGGTAAGGCGTGTGGCACCGGCCTTGACTACACCCTCTGTTGCTGTCTCATCCGTATCCCCTGCCGACGTCCTGTCGAACCCTAACGAAATGGAACAAAGAGCAGTGTCTGGCCCGGCCGCAATAGGGAACAATGCGGAGGGGCTTGCTGCTCCAACAGTGAGGAAGTTGAGGAGTGTCAAATCAAAAGCGAATAGGAATGAGCTTCTTGGTATCTTTGCTGGAGCCCCCCCGCGAGCGACAACGTCTGGTGATGAAGCAAACTGGACGTTGGTCAGAGGTGTTGGTAGTGAGTCGAAACGGGAGAATAATCAGGCGTATGACGACCATACTATCAGGGAAGGACCGCCAGAACGCAAAAAGCTGTCTTCGGCCGTCGATGCTGTCATTGACCAGGCGACAGTGGAAGACGATTATGATGTAGCAGTCGCAGGTAGCTACGAACCGCCTCTTCTTGAACGACAACTCCGACCACGAGGACTGTCGGATAGTAGCATCCGGTCAACAACGGTCAGCCTCGCCAAAGAAGCCACTCATGAGGCTGCCATGTCAGCTCCCATACCCCGTGCCGCTGCCTACGGGGCAACACCATCAACGGGCTCAGTGTTTCAGACGATCTCCAGAAAATTTTATAGCTTTCGTGCCCCCGAACCTGTCAGCGCCGACTTTGCCGAGGAGGATCACCCCAATGTGAAATTCACTCCTCCTAGGCCCACCATCAACACCAAAAACACTCCACCTCGCGCCATCCCTCGAGAGCCCAAGGGTAACTCTCGCAACTCTTCAGTTTCCacaacttcttctttcactCGCGACCGAACCAATTCTAGCACACCTATATCTCGTAAGACGTGTACATCGACTCCGCCCGTAACGGCTAGCTCTTCCCAAACTCGATTTTTTGGATACTTTGCCAGCTCATTGGCAGCAACTGGAGCTGATGCGGTCAACGAAGGAAtagaaggggaagaggagctTGTGGGAGGAAATTTCCGGCAAGGGGGAATGCTCGGGCATGCCAGGGTTGAAAGTGGGAAACAGAGAAGAATTGTGTGA
- a CDS encoding Hypothetical Protein (Similar to TIGR gene model, INSD accession AAW41641.1), translated as MRPAVFRTAIRPIPRATAPLAARSLLIRPFSSTLPALKKNKGQNIKSAKQKLRVTEDDQAGAADDEGAGQVVVEEVVSKARAKMEKSVHWAKAVLFEGVERGRGRVSPALLDSVRVTLPDTPGTLHLNALASVTTKGNALFVEVWDTASLKQVESAIHSANLPGISPQRMAATTLKIPIARPTVEQRTEILRQLAETVEAAKTQIRVARTDGFKALGGRKANGTDEVQKVVDEMCKDLDGQLALAKKEFEKP; from the exons ATGAGGCCGGCAGTATTCAGAACAGCGATCAGACCCATCCCGAGAGCCACAGCTCCCCTGGCTGCCCGCTCCCTTCTCATACgtcccttctcctccactcTCCCTGCTCTCaagaagaacaagggcCAGAATATAAAGTCTGCCAAGCAAAAACTCCGGGTTACAGAGGATGACCAGGCTGGTGCTGCGGATGACGAAGGTGCGGGTCAAGTTGTGGTTGAGGAGGTGGTGAGCAAAGCTAGGGCAAAAATGGAAAAGTCGGTACACTGGGCCAAGGCCGTCTTGTTTGAGGGTGTGGAGAGAGGGAGGGGACGAGTCAGTCCTG CCCTTTTAGACTCAGTTAGAGTGACTTTACCCGACACACCGGGAACGTTGCATTTGAATGCCTTGGCGTCTGTGACAACTAAGGGCAACGCTTTGTTCGTGGAAGTCTGGGATACTGCT TCTTTGAAACAAGTGGAATCAGCCATTCACTCTGCCAACCTTCCTGGGATCTCCCCTCAGCGAATGGCCGCAACAACCCTCAAGATTCCCATTGCTCG TCCCACCGTCGAGCAGCGTACAGAAATTTTGCGCCAATTAGCTGAGACCGTCGAGGCGGCAAAGACTCAAATCCGTGTGGCTCGAACCGATGGCTTCAAGGCTTTGGGCGGAAGAAAAGCGAACGGCACCGACGAAGTGCAGAAGGTTGTGGATGAGATGTGCAAAGACCTTGATGGACAATTGGCGTTGGCGAAAAAGGAGTTTGAAAAGCCTTGA
- a CDS encoding uncharacterized protein (Similar to TIGR gene model, INSD accession AAW41640.1): MARFTSIGMGRKKFVASAAEEARATVQNDQSGEPDAGPSSAPNAEGKSNRDSVQTAGKKKRRGRARIRDETGKRIAIGEKKGSDDGKVAPRWGRDPELARRSKLSAKHAEDRKQRRIEDRNANVTCFACRGVGHAARACPNILLAATTVGAPEEQDENESQGRKEKEVSRRKGGKKGGDVTSNKCYRCNGTDHSLHQCPEPVDPQNPTPYATCYICLGSGHLSSLCPQNKKGVYVNGGACKVCGSTAHRAKDCPDDKREKAPAFEPRKRGEIVLGTGNGAGADEDDFMVEARHQPTQNGFKNKRHAPARNSERPMKRMRDPAEAEGYAQQGEVVQAPNVPLTAKKRTEVVAKPKAKVVAF; encoded by the exons ATGGCAAGATTCACATCCATTGGTATGGGCCGCAAGAAGTTTGTCGCTTCGGCTGCCGAAGAAGCTCGAGCGACTGTTCAGAACGATCAATCCGGCGAACCAGATGCCGGACCTTCCTCTGCTCCCAACGCCGAGGGCAAGAGCAATAGAGACAGCGTACAGACAGctggcaagaagaagcgaAGGGGGAGGGCCAGGATAAGGGATGAGACCGGAAAAAGGATCGCTATtggggagaagaaagggTCTGATGATGGCAAGGTTGCGCCTAGATGGGGCAGAGATCCGGAGCTTGCTC GGCGTTCAAAACTTTCCGCCAAACACGCCGAGGACAGAAAACAGCGCCGTATTGAAGACCGTAACGCAAATGTGACCTGCTTCGCATGCCGTGGGGTCGGTCACGCCGCTCGAGCTTGCCCGAACATCTTATTGGCCGCTACGACTGTCGGCGCTCCTGAAGAACAGGATGAGAATGAGAgtcaaggaagaaaggagaaggaggttAGTAGGAGAAAGGGAGGCAAGAAGGGCGGCGATGTGACTAGCAACAAGTGCTACAG ATGCAACGGTACAGACCACTCTTTACATCAATGCCCTGAACCTGTTGATCCTCAGAACCCCACACCATACGCCACCTGCTACATCTGTCTCGGGTCAGGACATCTTTCCTCTCTTTGCCCTCAAAACAAAAAGGGTGTGTATGTCAACGGCGGCGCGTGCAAAGTCTGCGGTTCGACCGCTCACCGTGCCAAGGACTGTCCCGATGACAAGCGCGAGAAGGCCCCAGCATTCGAGCCAAGAAAACGCGGTGAGATTGTGTTGGGTACCGGAAATGGAGCGGGCGCCGATGAAGATGACTTTATGGTCGAAGCTCGTCATCAACCAACCCAGAACGGGTTCAAAAACAAGCGACATGCTCCTGCTAGGAACAGCGAAAGGCCCATGAAAAGGATGAGGGATCCCGCAGAAGCTGAGGGTTATGCTCAACAAGGTGAGGTCGTCCAGGCGCCTAATGTGCCGTTGACGGCGAAGAAAAGGACCGAGGTTGTCGCGAAGCCAAAGGCCAAGGTAGTCGCATTCTAG
- a CDS encoding uncharacterized protein (Similar to TIGR gene model, INSD accession AAW41725.1), producing the protein MNFGLVEDGFYRSAQPSELCFSFLEKLNLKSIIWVGAEEPSDIFLSFIESQGIKLYNLAPQTKTDHLPPLPPPPEPLIIQALTLLLRPSTFPTLLCCNMGRHRTGTVVGCYRKLQRWALSSILEEYRRYAGMKVRVLNEQFIELFDTDLVSITAEQMTK; encoded by the exons ATGAACTTTGGTCTCGTGGAGGACG GATTCTACCGTTCTGCTCAGCCTTCCGAGCTAtgcttctcttttctcGAAAAGCTAAACCTGAAAAGCATTATATGGGTGGGGGCTGAGGAGCCTTCAGACATCTT CTTGTCATTCATCGAATCTCAAGGAATCAAGTTGTACAACCTCGCCCCTCAAACGA AGACAGACCACCTTCCAccacttcctcctccgccCGAGCCACTGATCATTCAAGCTCTAACTCTCTTATTACGCCCATCTACTTTCCCTACATTACTATGCTGTAACATGGGACGCCATAGGACAGGGACAGTAGTGGGATGTTACAGAAAGCTACAGCGGTGGGCATTGAGTAGTATACTGGAAGAATACAGGAGATACGCAGGGATGAAAGTCAGGGTACTGAACGAACAG TTTATTGAACTGTTTGACACAGACTTGGTTTCAATAACAGCGGAACAGATGACGAAATAG
- a CDS encoding DNA unwinding-related protein, putative (Similar to TIGR gene model, INSD accession AAW41639.1), whose translation MFSPPSNFNFPSSSAPVDSPRHSSSPGNRPIVDPLAFENVHGLAGSLPGARNGNGGASEAEEEGAIQGGRGRRQGRRGVELDAIPRVKDTTGEKVMESFILFLENYTETIALPETPGSVVPPPTGDESKYYVEQIHLMKIDERTTLYADFGHLLEREEILAQAIQSQYYRFLPYLRRAVQFLVRRYEPTWLYMSTSVNASETIPSSSLTIREFNVAFYNLPITSGIRDLRMDKIGQLMSINGTVTRTSEVRPELVSGTFVCDNCKTAIHDVEQQFKYTEPIMCQNSICGNRNQWQLNIEQSKFSDWQKVRIQENANEIPTGSMPRSLDVILRSEIVERAKAGDKCTFTGTFIVVPDVSQLGLPGVNAEMMREAKGGRGDGGPASQGVTGLKALGVRDLQYKTAFLACMVQNADSRAGVTDVRGEVEDGQEDRESFLRSLTSQELDELRGMLNSDSIYQSLVQSIAPTVYGHEIVKKGILLQLMGGVHKQTQEGIHLRGDINVCIVGDPSTSKSQFLKYVCGFLPRAVYTSGKASSAAGLTAAVVRDEESGEFTIEAGALMLADNGICAIDEFDKMDIADQVAIHEAMEQQTISIAKAGIQATLNARTSILAAANPVGGRYNRKMSLRQNVAMSAPIMSRFDLFFVVLDECNENVDLHIAQHIVNVHRFRDDAIAPEFSTEALQRYIRYARTFSPKLTPAASAVLVEKYRSLRQDEGGPGKSSFRITVRQLESMIRLSEAIARANCQHEITPAIVREAYSLLRQSIIHVEQDDISFDDEDEGNAPNGLDGPGGPGHDEMDEDPQLSSADIAALDEAESSYQRTSSAQQQEQQAREASVATTQPSKRKMRITYNQYMEIMNLCVLYLSEVERDSGTGVDREELIQWYLEQKENDFESEEDMEYEKELIGKALTKLAKDSYLLEIRGDVREGLVPSSELESSAGDSNKVYYLVHPQVDLSDLSSSIPA comes from the exons ATGTTCTCGCCACCATCCAACTTCAActtcccctcttcttcagctcCCGTGGACTCCCCTCGtcactcttcttccccagGCAACAGACCCATTGTCGACCCTCTCGCATTCGAAAACGTGCACGGTCTTGCCGGCTCTCTGCCTGGCGCTCGTAATGGTAATGGTGGCGCCTCCGAggctgaagaggaaggcgCCATTCAAGGAGGGCggggaagaagacaagGTAGAAGAGGCGTTGAGCTTGATGCCATCCCGAGGGTGAAGGATACCACCGGTGAAAAAGTTATGGAGAGCTTCATCCTGTTCTTGGAAAA TTATACAGAAACCATTGCTCTCCCAGAAACTCCGGGGTCTGTCGTGCCTCCACCTACAGGGGATGAGTCAAAATACTATGTTGAGCAAATTCATCTCATGAAGATAGATGAGAGAACCACTCTTTACGCCGACTTTGGCCATCTTCTCGAACGCGAAGAAATTCTTGCTCAAGCTATCCAATCCCAGTACTATCG ATTCCTTCCCTACCTTCGACGAGCGGTTCAGTTTCTTGTCCGTCGCTATGAGCCCACTTGGCTTTATATGTCAACATCTGTCAATGCTAGCGAGACTATCCCTAGCTCTTCCCTTACCATTCGGGAATTCAACGTTGCTTTTTACAACCTCCCTATCACATCGGGTATCCGTGATTTGAGGATGGACAAGATCGGTCAGTTGATGAGCATCAATGGTACTGTCACCAGGACATCAGAAGTCAGACCAGAATTGGTTAGCGGTACATTCGTATGTGATAACTGCAAGACTGCTATCCACGATGTGGAACAGCAATTCAAGTACACCGAG CCTATCATGTGTCAAAACTCGATTTGCGGTAACCGCAACCAGTGGCAACTCAACATCGAACAATCTAAATTTTCCGACTGGCAAAAGGTCCGTATTCAAGAAAACGCGAACGAAATTCCTACCGGTAGTATGCCACGATCACTCGACGTTATTCTCCGTTCAGAAATCGTCGAGCGAGCTAAAGCCGGTGACAAATGCACCTTTACTGGTACCTTCATTGTTGTTCCCGATGTTTCACAGCTTGGTCTCCCTGGTGTGAATGCGGAGATGATGCGAGAGGCAAAGGGTGGCCGGGGCGATGGTGGACCAGCGAGCCAGGGTGTGACTGGTCTGAAGGCACTGGGTGTCAGGGACTTGCAGTACAAGACTGCTTTCTTGGCTTGCATGGTTCAGAATGCAGACTCTAGA GCTGGCGTCACAGACGTGCGAGGTGAAGTTGAAGATGGCCAAGAGGACCGAGAATCATTTCTCCGTTCACTTACTTCTCAGGAACTCGACGAGTTGCGTGGTATGCTCAATTCTGACAGCATTTACCAAAGTCTTGTCCAGAGTATCGCACCGACCGTCTATGGTCATGAAATCGTCAAGAAGGGTATCCTTCTCCAACTTATGGGCGGTGTGCACAAGCAGACACAAGAAGGCATCCATCTTCGTGGGGATATCAACGTGTGCATCGTCGGTGATCCCTCTACGAGTAAATCTCAGTTCCTCAAATACGTTTGCGGTTTCCTCCCTCGTGCGGTCTACACATCCGGTAAGGCCTCATCAGCTGCTGGTCTTACGGCCGCCGTCGTTCGAGATGAAGAGTCTGGGGAGTTTACCATTGAGGCCGGTGCACTCATGTTGGCCGATAACGGTATCTGCGCTATTGACGAATTTGACAAGATGGACATTGCCGACCAAGTCGCTATCCACGAAGCCATGGAACAACAAACCATCTCTATAGCCAAGGCTGGTATTCAAGCCACCCTCAACGCCCGTACCTCCATCCTCGCCGCCGCCAACCCTGTCGGCGGGCGATACAACCGTAAAATGAGTTTGCGTCAGAATGTGGCAATGTCCGCGCCTATCATGTCTAGGTTTGACTTGTTCTTTGTCGTATTGGACGAGTGTAACGAAAATGTCGACTTGCACATCGCTCAGCACATTGTGAATGTGCATAGGTTCAGGGATGATGCCATTGCTCCGGAATTCAGCACCGAAGCGCTCCAGAGGTACATCCGGTACGCGAGAACTTTCAGCCCCAAG TTGACTCCGGCTGCCAGCGCCGTTCTAGTCGAAAAATACCGTTCCCTACGTCAGGATGAAGGTGGTCCCGGCAAGTCCTCTTTCCGAATCACCGTCCGTCAGTTAGAAAGCATGATTCGTTTGTCCGAAGCTATTGCCCGAGCAAACTGTCAACACGAGATCACCCCTGCCATCGTGCGCGAAGCCTACTCACTCTTGAGGCAATCTATCATTCACGTTGAGCAGGACGACATTTCATTcgatgacgaggatgaaggcAATGCACCTAATGGACTCGATGGCCCTGGCGGACCTGGTCATGATGAAATGGATGAGGACCCACAACTGAGTTCGGCAGATATTGCGGCATTGGATGAGGCAGAATCAAGTTATCAGAGAACATCCTCCGCCCAGCAACAAGAGCAACAAGCGCGTGAAGCCAGCGTTGCTACTACTCAACCgtcgaagaggaagatgcGTATTACTT ATAACCAATACATGGAAATAATGAACCTCTGCGTTCTTTATCTCTCCGAGGTTGAGCGAGATAGCGGTACTGGTGTCGATCGAGAAGAGTTGATACAATGGTATCTTGAACAGAAGGAGAATGACTTTGAATCAGAGGAGGATATGGAGTACGAGAAGGAGTTAATAGGGAAGGCGTTGACTAAGCTCGCCAAG GACTCATACTTGTTGGAAATTCGAGGAGATGTCAGAGAAGGATTGGTTCCTTCAAGCGAATTGGAATCTTCTGCTGGGGATAGCAACAAGGTCTATTATCTTGTCC ATCCCCAAGTCGACTTGTCAGACTTGTCTTCTTCTATTCCCGCATAA
- a CDS encoding Hypothetical protein (Similar to TIGR gene model, INSD accession AAW41638.1; CNB04500) has protein sequence MYSAARPSAVAKNSSSRQPSAPRVYPARKTFLWNLYNQVLTKSSLILIFDHANISAAEWSKLRRAIGATKKPVVPYDPSLPREEQLERAEIEQAQLMVVRSGVLSAASKACSSPITPHLSGQRAVLTCSTLSPTYLNKIITALSRTVKSIKRENSTIQPTLNLVAGLVEGGKVMSEKELEELGKVPELDTLRAQLVGLLEGQGRSLVGVLNQAAGGSLVRTLQGLENDLKEKEGSA, from the coding sequence ATGTACTCGGCAGCTCGTCCATCCGCTGTCGCTAAAAACAGCTCTTCCCGTCAACCGTCCGCTCCCCGAGTCTACCCCGCTCGAAAAACATTCCTCTGGAACTTGTACAACCAGGTCTTAACGAAATCATCCCTTATCCTGATTTTCGACCATGCGAACATATCTGCGGCTGAATGGTCGAAGCTCAGACGTGCTATTGGAGCAACCAAGAAGCCAGTTGTCCCTTACGACCCCAGCCTGCCCAGGGAGGAGCAGTTGGAGAGAGCAGAAATCGAACAGGCGCAGTTGATGGTCGTACGATCCGGTGTGCTCAGCGCGGCATCCAAAGCTTGCTCTTCCCCCATCACTCCTCATCTCTCGGGCCAGCGGGCCGTTCTTACCTGTTCCACTCTCTCTCCCACATACCTCAATAAAATCATTACTGCTCTCTCTAGAACGGTCAAATCTATCAAGCGAGAAAACTCTACTATTCAGCCGACTCTGAATCTTGTGGCAGGTCTGGTGGAGGGAGGAAAAGTAATGAGTGAGAAGGAGCTGGAGGAGTTGGGCAAGGTGCCGGAACTTGATACGTTGCGAGCGCAGTTGGTTGGTCTTCTGGAGGGACAAGGAAGGAGTCTCGTGGGTGTTTTGAACCAAGCGGCTGGTGGAAGCTTGGTCAGGACTTTGCAAGGGTTGGAGAATGATctgaaggagaaggaaggatCTGCATGA